In Dethiobacter alkaliphilus AHT 1, the genomic window GCGCTATGCTTACCAGTATGCCATGAAGCGCAATAAGGACAAAAAGCTAACCCTGTGTGGTAAAACCAACGTACTTACCTATGCCTTTGATTTATGGGAGCGCGCCTTCCATGAAATCGGGGAAAAGGAATTCCCGGAAATTACCCGCGATTATGCCCACGTGGATGCCACAGTAATGTGGATGGTTAAAAACCCGGAATGGTTTGATGTTATTGTCACTGAGAACATGTTCGGAGACATTATCACCGACCTGGGCGCCATGATTCAGGGCGGCATGGGTATTGCCGCCGGCGGGAACATTAATCCGGAAGGTGTCTCCATGTTTGAGCCCATCGGTGGTTCCGCTCCCAAATACACAGGACAGAATGTGGTTAACCCGCTGGCCGCCATCGGTGCCGCTGCCATGATGCTGGATACCATCGGGGAAGCCGACGCTGCAGCACGGGTGGAAAAATCCATCATGACAGTATGCGAGTCTCACATCAAGAGCCTGGCCGCCGGCAGAATGGGTTATAACACCCAGGAAGTAGGCGACCTGGTGGTCAAAAACCTCTAACCTAAAAACCAGACAAGGAGAGGTTCGTTGTCTGGAAATAAGGAAGGGACTGGTCTGAGTTATTTCAGGCCGGTCCCTTTTTCGTTATCTGCGGCGCTTTGCAGGGCAGCTAACCGGTCACGCTCACGCTGTGCCATCCATTGCTTTTCTTCCTGTTCCAACAGTACCACCAGGCGAATGCGCATGGCCATTTCCAGCCGTGTGCTGTAGGTTTCTGTTTTCAGGCAATTACGATACACCTGAACCGCTGTGGAGATGTACCCTAAAGCTTCCAGGCTAAGGCCCATCAAATAACAGGCAGGTGCTGCCAGTCCCGGATTATCATTTAACCTGCGCAACAGATCGATGGCCTCTTCATAGCGGTGTAATCTGTACAGGCATTCCCCGCGGGAGAAACGGAAAATATCCAAATCCGCATGCTGTGATATCTCCAGTACCCGCTGGGCCGCCTCCAGTTTTCCATGGTTTTGATATATTTCCGCAGTGATAATTTCCAAACCTGGATGGTCGTTCATAATACGCATTTGTTTTCCGTCACAGGCAATAAAGGTGGCACAGAGCTGCACCCCTGTTTTCTTGAACATTTGTGTAAACTTTGTTTGCTGTAACCAGGCTCTGTCTATTGCTTGCAGTTGTTCCTGGGGGTTTTGGCCGCAAAGAGCCAAGGCAAACTGTGCATCGGCCAGGGCATCGTCTCTGCTTACAACATGGCGGAAAAACCCGGCAGCTTTTTTTAAGTCTTTATCCGCTAAGGCCTGTATTCCATTGATAAATTCTTTTTTTGTTTTATCCAATCCCAGCTTATTCAGAAAGCTGTAGCCACCACCATCACCTTTACTCTCCGGAGGGAGCGCAACGGTTTCCAGTCCGGTATTATGTGTTGTCTGCACACGGTTATCCCGCCCCAAAACCGGACGGCTTCCGCTTTGTGGTAAAGACAAGACGTCTACGGACGCAAAACACAGTAACTGTTCTTCTGTTTTTTCCCATGGCAGACGCAGTCCCACCGCAACCCCTCCGTTCACTGTTTAAGTGTCTTCACCGCCCTTATTACGGGCTTCCAGCAAAATTGAAACAAGAGACAGCGCTTCCCCGCTGTTTTTTACCCGGCCTTCCAGTTGAGCGGCATAAACCGCTTCCAAATATTTGCCAATAGCCCGTGTCGGAGGCAGATTAAAAAACTCCATAATTTCTCTGGCAGAAATTACAGGCTCCGGTAAAGTGGCATACTTGCCGGCAAAATAATCATCCAGCAAACAGCTCAGTTCTCTGCATCGCATTGCATCCATGCCATGGCGCGCTACCAGGTTCGCCATACTAAGCAGGACTAATTCCGGCACCGTATCGCCAAACTGCCGGAAAAACCGCAAGTTGGCACCCAAATCAACTTCTCTGGTATACAGTGGGCGGGAATGGTTGCAGATCAGGCGGATCAGGTACATTTCTTCCTCCTGGGTAAAACACAGCCGCTGTGCCAAGCTTCCAATGTATGCTTCCGCCGCAATTTCATGGTTAAAGGACTGCTTGGCTCGCTCACACTGCACTCCATCCACCTTGCCTATGTCGTGTAAAATACACGCCAGGCGCAAAAAAGACAGACGGGGCCTGTTTCCGGCAACTTTTTGCCTCAGATGGGCATGCAACTTGTGTAATAGCTCTGAGGTTAAACAATAATTTTCACCCAATATTTTTTCCAGTGCCCGGCAAACTTCCAAACCGTGGGCAAAAACTGCTTCTCCTTCCACAATAACCTGGTTCATCCGGGCAAAAGGAGCGAAAAAGTGGGTCAGCACGTCCAGTTCATCCTGGAGGATTTTCATACCATCCGCTGCATAAGGCTGGGCAAGCAGTTGAAACAACTCCATGGAAAGCTTCATTTTCTGTGCATAGCGAATCTGCCCAGCATTTTTTTTGAGCACAGCCAATGTATCCGGACAAAACTGCAACCCTAAGCGTAAAAGGAAGCGGGCAGAACGAAACAACCGTACCGGATCCCTGAGAATGCATTCCTCCGTTGTTAACCGGAGACGGCCAACATGCAGGTCTTCTTTTCCTCCGCATGGATCTATAACAGACTCTTGCCAGTCAGGGGCATGAAGATAGTTATTCAGTGATACGGCCATGGCGTTAACAGTAAAGTCACGGCGCTTTAAGTCATCTTCCAGCTTTCCCCCATGCACCAGTGTCAGGTCCAGGGAAAAGGGACGCCCGTCGGAAGCAACAAGAAAAATGCGGGAGTATTGTGACTGGGAATCAAGCATTTCATACTCGCCCCGCATGCGCCAGGCAGCACGCTTGGCAAACTGTTCCGCCTCTTCGGTCACAACCAAATCCACATCCCAGGAAGGGATGCCGCGCAGCGCATCCCGGACAAAGCCCCCCACAATATATATTTCTTTTTGCTCCTTCTGCGCTAAATCCGCCAAAGCAAGAAGCTTGGTGCGCAAGCCATCACCCCATTTTCTTCTGAAATATAATATTTCTGTTTTAAATGGCGCTTTCCTTTTATTTCAAAAAAATTTTCACCGCCTTCCTCTCTGTAGTGTACTATGTATCAACCACAAAGCTCATTAAAACAGGAGGAAGATAGATGAAAAAAAAGGATTTTGTCTGGATTGCCGGTGAAGCTGCAAATAACTGCAAAGTCGGGGGAAAGACACTGCGCGGCCAGGCCAGGAATGAAGACGGGCACCCTATCCCCGGGGCTAAAATTGATGTTTTTCGTGCAGTTAAAGGAGATTTGGTGGCGGAAACTCAAGCTGATGCCAACGGCAACTACCAACTGGAATTACCCGGCGGTACGTATTTGGTGAGGGTGTTGGAAACAAAACAATACCAGGTAGATGCAGCGGTTGCCAAACCTGTTTCCATTGATCTGCTGGACAGCAGCATCTTGGGTATTGGCAGAATCAGAGGCATGGCCGGAGCAACGGTGGGGATGAATGTGCAAAAAAGCGGCCGTTCCACCGGTTTTAGCCGGGGGCATATTACCACTCTGGGAGCTACGGTAAACGTGGGCTTTGGTTCCGGCAAGTCTGCCCGTTTTACCAATCAGATTATTACCAGCAAAATGGGCGAGCCGGGAGACAGCGGTTCACTGCTTTTAAACAATGCAAACCACGCTGTAGGCTTACTCTTTGCCGGCGGACCCAAAGCAACAATATATCATCCCATTACCGAAGTACTGTTGGCCCTTAATGTGCGGCTGGACGCTGAAGATAAATACTCCTGGCCGGATACTGAGAACAGCTACCGGTCCCTGCAAACTATCTGTGAATCTTGGGCAGACAGTCTGCTCAAGCTCTCCAACGTAGTAGGCGTCGGTATCGGACATAAAGTGGTGGCGGGCGTAGATACCGGCACTCACTGCCTGACCGTTCTGGTAGAGAAAAAAGTATCACCGCAAAACCTGCGCTCAGAGGACTTGGTACCGCCGTTTATAAACCATGTACCTACCGATGTGGTGGAGAGCGGCTTATTAACTGCAGATACCAACAGGTACTGGACTGAAGGCCCGCAGGACAGGAAAGTTAAGATGCGCCCGGCAAAGCCCGGGATGAGCATCGGCCACTACCAGGTATCGGCAGGGACATTTGGCGGCGTTGTTTATGACCGGGAAAGCGGTGAACCGCTGATTCTCTCCAACAATCATGTTTTGGCCAACTCCAGTAACGGTGAAGACGGTCTGGCACAAATCGGCGATCCCATTTTGCAGCCTGGACGCCAAGATGGCGGTAAAGAGCCCGATGATGTGATTGCCACCCTGTATCGTTTTCATCCCATAACCTTTAATTAATATATTCCACAAACGGAAAACGGGCCTGCAGTTTTGTGCTGCAGGCCCGTTGGTTGCTAGTAATTATGCAAAGTATCCAATTCCTGATCACCGATATCGAAATGAATATCATGCGGTGACAGTTTCTCTTTGAGCATGAAATCAGGCAGCCTGTCGTGTTCTTTGGTAAAGCCGGCCTGAATATTGAAATCCCTCTCCGCTTTCAGAGACTGCTGTCCCATCTTCACCGCATCATCCACGGTCAGATTCCAGCCGTAGCGGGCGTTCATCAACTCCACTATGGTGGGCACGCCTTGCTCATCATCCAAAACGGCAAAGGCGATAAACAAACAGAATCCAGTACCGTCAATGAGGTTTGTGGCAATTTGCAGGTTACGGGAAAGATCGATCTGTCCTTCCCCTTTTAGCGGATCCACAAAGCCGCCCACCTTAAGAATATTGGCAGTTACGCAGTAACCCGCTGTATGGTCGGCACCCATGGGGGTGGTGGCATAGGTTACGCCCATACCTTTAACGGTGCGCGGTTCATAGGCCGGCATATGCTGACCCTTCACCGCAGCAACACGGGTGACACCAAAAGCCTGCCCCGCATAGACCGCACCCTGCCCGGCAATTCTGCCCAGCGGAGTCCCCTGACGGATTTCTTCCATTACTTCAATGGCCCGTTTGCCGTCGCCCCAGGGAATCACTCCTGCTTCCATCATCACGCCCAAAACGCCGCCGGCTTCAATGGTATCCAGGCCGATATCATTGGCCAGCCAGTTTAATTCAGCAATAACATCCAGATCTTTAATATCACAATGCGCTCCAAAAGACCAGGCAGTCTCATATTCAATGGGGGAGACCACTCTGCCGTCGGGCAGCGGATAGGAGTTGGAACAACCGATAACGCAGCCTGTCATGCAGCGATGAGTTGCTGCCCCGCCCCGCTCCTCACACACTTTGGCCAATGTCTCCCCGCCGATGGCATCGGCATGTTCAAAACGACCCTCGGAGAAGTTGCGCGTCGGCAAACCGCCCGCTTCACTGAGAATATTCATCAGCACATTGGTGCCGAACTTGGGCAGTGCTTCACCGCAAACAGGATGGTCCTTAAGCATTTTACTGAACTTTTTACTGGCAGCTTTATATGTTTCTTCGTCATGGATATCATCGGCGCGGGTCTTGGCTGTATCAATAACAACTGCCTTGAGGCGCTTGGAGCCCATCACCGCACCCAGCCCGCCACGGCCGCAGTAGCGGCTGGCACTGCCTTCCACATCACAGTTTGCGATACCGGCATTGGCCATGAGCATTTCACCGGCGGGCCCGATACAGGCCACGGCCGCTTTTTTGCCGTATTTATTCCGTAATATTTCCGTGGTTTCATAGGCACCTTTGCCGGCCAGGTCAGGATGGGCGATTAATTTTGCCCCGTCGTCATTAACCACAAGTACCTGTAGTTCATCATCTTTTGGCAGCCCCTCAATGGTAATGGCGCGAATACCCATGGCACCTAACTTTTGCCCGGTAATACCCCCTCCGTTTGACTCTTTAATACCTTTTGTCAAAGGACTCTTTGATCCAATGGAAACTCGGCCGGAGGAAGGCGCCATAGTTCCTGAGAGCAAGCCAGGAGCAATGATAAGCTTGTTGTCTTCTCCCAATGGATGACACGTGGGTCTAACCTCGTCATAAATATACTGCGATGTCAGCAATCTGCCTCCCAGATGAGTATAACGCTCGGGTAAATCTGTTACTTTAACTTCTTTTGTTGTCATGTCTACCTTAATACATTTACCCATTAAAACACCACCTTCATATATTTTTCCTTATATTTTTCTTCCAGACCACTACCAATATGTAAAAAAAATAAAAAAAGCTCGCTTTTTCGGTT contains:
- a CDS encoding 3-isopropylmalate dehydrogenase, with the translated sequence MYKIAVLPGDGTGPEVVREGLKVLDAVGESAGFKLDYTHYDLGGERYKRTGEVLPDSVVDELRQFDAIYLGAIGHPDVKPGILEKGLLLRLRFELDQYINLRPVKLYPGVETPLKDKGPEHVDFVVVRENTEGQYAGAGGFLRKGTPDEIAVQESICTRKGVDRCLRYAYQYAMKRNKDKKLTLCGKTNVLTYAFDLWERAFHEIGEKEFPEITRDYAHVDATVMWMVKNPEWFDVIVTENMFGDIITDLGAMIQGGMGIAAGGNINPEGVSMFEPIGGSAPKYTGQNVVNPLAAIGAAAMMLDTIGEADAAARVEKSIMTVCESHIKSLAAGRMGYNTQEVGDLVVKNL
- a CDS encoding tetratricopeptide repeat protein, yielding MGLRLPWEKTEEQLLCFASVDVLSLPQSGSRPVLGRDNRVQTTHNTGLETVALPPESKGDGGGYSFLNKLGLDKTKKEFINGIQALADKDLKKAAGFFRHVVSRDDALADAQFALALCGQNPQEQLQAIDRAWLQQTKFTQMFKKTGVQLCATFIACDGKQMRIMNDHPGLEIITAEIYQNHGKLEAAQRVLEISQHADLDIFRFSRGECLYRLHRYEEAIDLLRRLNDNPGLAAPACYLMGLSLEALGYISTAVQVYRNCLKTETYSTRLEMAMRIRLVVLLEQEEKQWMAQRERDRLAALQSAADNEKGTGLK
- a CDS encoding tRNA nucleotidyltransferase/poly(A) polymerase family protein; the encoded protein is MRTKLLALADLAQKEQKEIYIVGGFVRDALRGIPSWDVDLVVTEEAEQFAKRAAWRMRGEYEMLDSQSQYSRIFLVASDGRPFSLDLTLVHGGKLEDDLKRRDFTVNAMAVSLNNYLHAPDWQESVIDPCGGKEDLHVGRLRLTTEECILRDPVRLFRSARFLLRLGLQFCPDTLAVLKKNAGQIRYAQKMKLSMELFQLLAQPYAADGMKILQDELDVLTHFFAPFARMNQVIVEGEAVFAHGLEVCRALEKILGENYCLTSELLHKLHAHLRQKVAGNRPRLSFLRLACILHDIGKVDGVQCERAKQSFNHEIAAEAYIGSLAQRLCFTQEEEMYLIRLICNHSRPLYTREVDLGANLRFFRQFGDTVPELVLLSMANLVARHGMDAMRCRELSCLLDDYFAGKYATLPEPVISAREIMEFFNLPPTRAIGKYLEAVYAAQLEGRVKNSGEALSLVSILLEARNKGGEDT
- a CDS encoding carboxypeptidase regulatory-like domain-containing protein: MKKKDFVWIAGEAANNCKVGGKTLRGQARNEDGHPIPGAKIDVFRAVKGDLVAETQADANGNYQLELPGGTYLVRVLETKQYQVDAAVAKPVSIDLLDSSILGIGRIRGMAGATVGMNVQKSGRSTGFSRGHITTLGATVNVGFGSGKSARFTNQIITSKMGEPGDSGSLLLNNANHAVGLLFAGGPKATIYHPITEVLLALNVRLDAEDKYSWPDTENSYRSLQTICESWADSLLKLSNVVGVGIGHKVVAGVDTGTHCLTVLVEKKVSPQNLRSEDLVPPFINHVPTDVVESGLLTADTNRYWTEGPQDRKVKMRPAKPGMSIGHYQVSAGTFGGVVYDRESGEPLILSNNHVLANSSNGEDGLAQIGDPILQPGRQDGGKEPDDVIATLYRFHPITFN
- a CDS encoding aldehyde ferredoxin oxidoreductase family protein, which encodes MGKCIKVDMTTKEVKVTDLPERYTHLGGRLLTSQYIYDEVRPTCHPLGEDNKLIIAPGLLSGTMAPSSGRVSIGSKSPLTKGIKESNGGGITGQKLGAMGIRAITIEGLPKDDELQVLVVNDDGAKLIAHPDLAGKGAYETTEILRNKYGKKAAVACIGPAGEMLMANAGIANCDVEGSASRYCGRGGLGAVMGSKRLKAVVIDTAKTRADDIHDEETYKAASKKFSKMLKDHPVCGEALPKFGTNVLMNILSEAGGLPTRNFSEGRFEHADAIGGETLAKVCEERGGAATHRCMTGCVIGCSNSYPLPDGRVVSPIEYETAWSFGAHCDIKDLDVIAELNWLANDIGLDTIEAGGVLGVMMEAGVIPWGDGKRAIEVMEEIRQGTPLGRIAGQGAVYAGQAFGVTRVAAVKGQHMPAYEPRTVKGMGVTYATTPMGADHTAGYCVTANILKVGGFVDPLKGEGQIDLSRNLQIATNLIDGTGFCLFIAFAVLDDEQGVPTIVELMNARYGWNLTVDDAVKMGQQSLKAERDFNIQAGFTKEHDRLPDFMLKEKLSPHDIHFDIGDQELDTLHNY